One Magnolia sinica isolate HGM2019 chromosome 2, MsV1, whole genome shotgun sequence genomic window, TGTAATTTTAActgatttgttttgtttacaaattGTTTTCCACATAACTTGCATTGCAACATTATCTTTCCATCCTTGGAGTAGACTTGGGCtacataatcccaaatatctgcCGATAGATCATCTTCCGATGAAATATCTATAAGTgtgcattttgaaaaaaataatatttggtTAGGTCGAAGCAATATAAATAATTAAGGAATGAAGATAAATAAACACAACCAACCAACCCTAtgagatttaagcaacattaagtcatttaaaagcataaatgaaaagagaaaaatatataaaaaagaaacatTAAAATAGATAAGCTAATAAGTGCTAAGCATAAAAAATATCCATCCAGTCATCCACCCATCAAATGTTAAAATTCAAGTCCACAAATAATAACTATCAAATTGTCGTAAGCAAATACAAGGAAAATAGAAGGCAGTAACTCATCCTACTTCATGCAATTGTTACAGGTACTGTCTCATCCTGCTTCTCACTCTCCTCTTCCTTGAACTCCTCATCAACAGAGTTCCCTTTTCCGTAGATCGGACGCAGTCAATTCTCTGTACAAATGAACTCTTCAATTGATTCCGgtgtgagcttcgatacttgttcaGACCCTACTCCCCATGCTAAAAGCATATTCTAATTCCACGATTGAAATTAGAATTGACAATATGTCTTGTGCCATCAACGAGAGCACAGGGTACTATGATTCACGAGCTTTCGGCTGTTCAGACCCTACTCCCCATGCTAAAAGCATATTCTAATTCCACGATTGAAATTAGAATTGACAATATGTCTCGTGCCATCACCGAAAGCACAGGGTACTATGATTCACGAGCTTTCGGCTTCCACCAGCCTAAAACATCAAATTCTTTACCTTTGTACTTTACAAGTGGCTCTTTGAGATACTGGTCAAGTTTTGTTTGCGTTGTCTGCGTTTGAGTCTCAACTTATGCCATGAAAGACATAAAATTGTCGATCGTGTTTCATTGTGCAGCAACGTTAAAACTAGAACAAACTTAATGAGTCTGACCTATGGTATTATCTTTTGCAGCCCCTGAAGTTTCTACATAGAAATTATACAAATCTTCAACTGCATCACGTATCTTATCGACCTCAGTTGCACTCTTCTCACCATacaacttttaaaaaaatgaatataacCATAAACATCTTGTATCAAGGATCAAGAACGACTGCAACAGCCATTACCAGACTgcactcagaccaatacttatcaaactttaactgCATACCAATAGTCATTAATTGTAGAAAGTCTGGTCCACTACAGCTTCTGTACAAAACATCTTTTACTCTCCAAAGTTCTGacagaaatatatttgttgttggatacttgctTCCTGAAAAGATCTTCGTCGTGTCGTAAAAAACTGAAAGGAGCATGTGAACTGCTTCAGCTCTTGTCTAATCATCATCAGAAGGCAACTACTGATACGCACTATCACGCTTCTCATAGTGAGACAATGCATATCTGAAAGCtatcgctgaatccaacatttTGTCAGTTGAATTCCAACGTATCATGACATCCACCTTTATCATTCTCTGAGATGACAAATTCAACCATTTTACAATCTCATTCCTTGTAtttaatcgtgaaggtgacccccgtatgtacttcacactctcttatGTTCTCAATCGTTGGCTCAATTATTTTAAGCCCATCTTATACAACctagtttaggatgtgggcacaaaacctaacatgaaatattttcCCATCGAACTACAAGTCACCAGTGGCCTTAAACTGGTTCTGCAAATTCGTTATCACATTATCGTTTGCAGAGGCATTGTCCAAAGTTATCGaggagattttcttctcaatgccccaccCCACAAGGCATCTGTAGATGCAGTCTAAAATCATCAAACTAGTGTGAGGAGACGTAAGATAACAGAAGTTTATAACTATTTTGTAGAGCCTCCATTCGGCATCAACGTAGTGGGCAGTTAatgacatatacccctttcgttgattggatgctGTCCACAAATATGATGTAAGGCTGATTCGAAAAACTGATGTCAACtgtcctttcaacttgaccttctcgcttgcatacatcttcatgcacactcTCTTTATTGTTGTACAGGAGACCTTCTCGTATTAGAGGTTAACACATCTGCTAATTGGACAAAAGATGGACTCTCTAACATATGAAATGGTTTTTCATTTGCAATAATAAATCCGGTCGTCAACTCATTCACATGGTCCCTGTTATACTTATAGGTGAATAAGGTACCTTGAGATGGATCCATCAATGATTGGGTAATTGGCCTGAGGTCTGGCTTCTCAATTTTTTATGACACTTCAATAGGTGTCTCTTCAGAGTTATGGTCGACCCATCTACCTGTTTAGCATATTGAGCCTTGCagtacttgcattgtatcttcaccgTATCGTTCTttagggttacttcttcaaaatcttcccacactaccaatctttttttccttttactgAACTTTGTGACTGTTAAGGTACTAATCTCAATGGGCACTTCTTCATCTTGTAGACCTAATCCTTCATCCAAGATCATCGGCGAAGTGACTGACAAACTACCGGGGGTATTAGGAATTTCCTCACTAATCATCTACTAATTGAAAGATACTAAATCAAATTAGCACTATGATACCTTAAAAGTTTAtgctaaatcctaaattagtcacTTATCCaaagttggatagattgtaatacttttatatttCCATTTAAATGCCCACTCCAAAATTCCGTCAGCATCTCCCCAGgtctctccagataagttaatcTTCCATTTCATTctcatgccaaatatctaagcgatgtgaagatatttgacatgagaaataaaaaggaagaaacatatccagagagaaatgggAAGATGGAGCACAGAACAGGCATgagcatttaaataggttatatgaaagcatactatctatctaaccttgaactatccaaaatgggacaatttgagtgatttctatgcTACCAAAGATACACTATGTCTATGTCtagccacatagaaatcctcaaatgggcaacaaaTTGTCTAATTCACAAAAATAAGCCACATTAGGCTAATAgtctaatgcacaataataagctaagcaataagcaatgtaatCCATACACATTACGCTAACTAtttaatgcacaataataagctaacaATAAGCAATGTAATCCATACACATTAGGCTAActatctaatgcacaataataagctaagggcctatttggattcgcGTATTAGTAGGCGTTGTATGGTAGTAAGGGTCCTGATTTAACGTGTACGTTGTTTGGTTTGGAATTGAAAGGCTAAGAATACAACACGCGCGAATACATACAAAaaccaaaattttgaaatggCGGTAGAGCGTTGTCATTAGACGCTGCTGCCAGGAGTACGCTCTTTTCAATGCACTGTAATATTGTGCGAGCAAAATCTGAGAAATGCAGAAGCGCTATCTCAACGTCCTGTGGGAGAACGGCCAGTATCCTACACCAGCAGCTCCTAACCTCATCACCGCCATTGTGCATGCCGCCATCCAGTGATTGTTTCTTCCCTTCCGATGGTACTGTTCTAGTTACTGCAGCCAGGATAACCTCTTTGAGGACGTTGCGGGTTGGAAATCGATCATTCGCACCACCGACCTCCGAGGCGGAAGGGCGATCATACAGGTATGATCATCTCTCTTCCTGTTAGATCTACGATAGGTTTGGAAGTGTAACCATGAGCCGATTCATGATTTTTTGTTGCTTTGCCCTCATCGTTTGCAAAAGCCCCTTCTGCGTTGATGGCGTGTTTATACTCAGCCGTATACACACATATGCTGCCAACCCCCTATTCCTCTTACCAGTTATCCCTACACCGCTGAGGGTAGAAATTGAGGAAAATATCAAGTCCTCGAATCCAACTATGGATTTTGCAAAATCCGTCTTGGAGGGGTGGGGTATTGGAAAGGACGGATGCATGCCACCCAGAATCGGATATTGGATTCTGTCTGTGGCTtgcagaaattttaaaaattggaatGCTTCTGTTTATAAATACCCACAGTCGTGAAATCTTTGCAAAAATTCTGTATTTGGAAATATTTCTGTTCTCCTAAGGCTCTCCATCTACCAGCTTGATCTCTCTTTGAGGTATTTCACTTCTAAAACCCCTTTTCTGTTAAAATGCACGCTTTCGTATATGTCTACCATTTTCAGCAATAAAGTCCTTGTGTTTTGTTATGCGAGACCAGTGTAGGATTTCCCCTTATAACATTGTTATATGCCTACTTACAATTCCATTCTGCAAGTTAATATACGAAAGCACTGAGATTTACAGTGGTAGCTTCATGCTATCAGAGCACGCATTTTTTATTGCCATCTCCTTAATCAAATGTTTTAATCGTCAAAACAAACCCTAACCCCTACAACTAATCATGCGCCGATGCAGACATTAGAAGTCTTGCAGCTCTCGGTGCAATATTTCCAAGTCTCTACAATCTCCAATTCAAAGAACAGGTATGTGAATACTGATTTTGATATTCCCATGTTTATCGATGATGATCAGCTGGTTGGATAAACAACTATAAACACATATTCATTATTGCATAAATAACTGTAAACAGGTATTCGGATTTGCTTAAGTGACTGAAAACACATTCATATATGGTGACATAACTGTAAACAGATAGtgaatccaaagcttaaatgtTTGTAAACAAATATTCATGCATCCAAAAATTGATACAAGTGTTGATTTTCATGCTAGTAGACCCTGAACTTGGAAGTTCATGATTGGATGTGTAAGTGTGAACAGATTCATTTCTGTTTACATAACTACAAACAGATATTCATGGTTCAATATGTCTACTGTATGTTTGTTCATGCTTCATTCAACTGTGTACTGAGATGCATGCTTCATTCAGCTGTAAGAACAAATTCATCCTTCATTCAACTATAAAAAGAGATTATACAAGTTTTTTGATTCATGCTAGTAGACCCTGAACTTGGAAGTTCATTATAAGGATATGTAAGTGTAAACAGATTCATTTCTTTTACATAACTATAAATAGATATTCATGATTCAATATGTCTACTGTATGTTTGATTCATGCTTTATTCAACTGTGTACTGAGATGCATGCGTCGTTCAGCTGTAAGAACAAATTCATCCTTCATTCAACCGTAAAAAGAGATTCATgttcaattggaaaaaaaaaatggtaactAGATAATGATTTGGTTTGCATAAAAACAGATGCATGAAAATCTTTCCAGCTTCTCTGTTTTGACTATTAAACAtcatttgcatatttttcaataaTTTTTATGGTTCATTGTAATTTCCATTCAGATAAGTTTCATCTATAATAATCTTGGCCTCCGACAGCGGGGAAAATAGTGATGAAAGGTCCTCTGCCAGTGATTGGACCGAGAGTGAAGTAGCTGCAGCATTAACAGCCATTGCTACCTCTGCATGTGTAATGGGCGCTGCTGAATATTATCACCATTACTGTATTAAGGCAAAGCAAATGGATTGTCACATTGATAGGGATAGATTTGTCAATGGCTTAATAAGAAAAAGCGATATTGATTGTCTTGCGGAGTTGAGAATGTGTAGGGACAATTTCTTCGAATTATTTTCACTGTTGAGAGATCGCAACTCCTATCCGATACGAGGTGTAGTATGGAAGAGCAGGTTGTTATGTTCTTACATACTATCGGACACAATGTACGTAATTGTGTGATTGGTCATCGATTTACAAGATCTGGTGAGACTGTAAGCAGATACTTTACTAGGGTGTTGGATGCTATTATCGGTCTATATCTAGAATATGTGAAGTTCCTTGGATTACACACACCCAAAGAAATATCCGACAATCCTCTATGGAGTGCATACTTTCAGGTAATATTATACAAGTGCATGATGTCATAGGTGAGAATTATACGTGGTAAAAGGAAGTAACTGATCACGTGGCACACCTTTGATTGTAGGACTGCATCAGTGCCCTAGATGGCACCCATATCCCAGCTTATTTGCCAAAAGAAACGAGCTCAATTTTCAGAAATAGGAAAAGAATTCTGTCTCAAAATGTTCTTGCTGCATGTACTtacgatatgaaatttgtgtacgTGCTTGCTGGTTGGGATGGTTCCGCATCTGATGCACATGTCTTACAACATGCATTAACCTATCGCCCAGATTGTTTTCTGATTCCTCATGGTAATCATATATAGGGGATGTTTCTTTACATTTTAAGAGTTTATTTATGAAACATAATGATAAAATGTCTTGTAATGTGTAGAAAAATATTATGTCGTTGATGCTGGATATGCACATTCGCCCAGGTTTATGGCCCCCTATCGAGGTGTGTGATATCATTTGAATGAGTTCCGGACTGGAAGAAAGCATGTCAATCAAAAAGAACTTTTCAATTATCGTCATGCCTAGTTGCGAAATGTCATAGAGCGGTCTTTCGGGCTTTTAAAGGGCCGCTTTCCTATCCTACGTACTCCTCAGTTCATGTTTAAAACTCAAGTTAAAATTGTCATAGTTTGTTGTGTCCTTCATAATTTCCTTCGAGTTAACGGTGATGACGGACTGATTGAGGTAGTAGAGGACAATGGAGACAGTACAGAGGATGTTCACCATCCCTTGTAGAGATAACTAGCATGGAGGAAGGACGGGCTTTATCTCGGGTGACGTATCGCGGTCGGGAAGAGTGGGTGACGAAAAGAGACGAGATAGCTGAGAGAAAGTGGAATGATAGTCTTCCACGCACCAAACAACGTATTTAGTTTTCACTGATTATGAACTGATCTGCTATGTTTATAGCAAGAATATTTTAACTAATTTTTACTTTTAAACATGGATGCTATGATTAGATAGACTGTAAAAAAAATTTGTTCCCTCATGAATGATTAACTGTGTGCATCTTGCAAATGCTCGTCATATTGCTATTAAtttgttaaggttataggtcaaATGAATTTCCTGAGGAATACTACGAAAGATCCGAGGAATAAAAACTTCGAGTCATCACCTTCAAATAGGGGTGGTCATCTAGCCATAAGTCCAAGATCACCAACACAACCTCTTTCAACTCCAAAAAAATCTGCCACGTCCGCAAGGAAAGGGCCCTCACCAAAGGGTATATCTACCCTGAGGCGTAAGACAACCTCTACGAGTAAAATAAGTAAAGTACAATGGTCCGACATTATGGACAATTCGTTGGTAGATGCCTTGGTTGAACAAGTCAATCTCGGCCTTAAGAGTGATATCGGGTTTAAACCCGAGGCCTACAAGGCAACCATCAAAGAAATCCATGATAGTTGTGGCATTTTACTTGAAAATCATCACGTATCTAATTGCCTGCGAACCTTGAAGAGATTGTATTGGGCTATAAAGGACCTGCTCAATGCATCTGGTTTTGGGTGGGATGAAGACAGAAAGATGGTTGTCGCTACCGATAATGTCTGAGATGGATATATCGTGGtgggatttattattattatttttttcaattccaCAAAGTTCTGAAATTTAATATATGATGTTTAATACATTGTCTTTGTGTGTACAGTCACACCCCTATGTTGAACAAGTGCGTGGAAAGCACATTGACAGATGGGATGACTTGGTGTTTATATTCGGCAATAAATGTGCACATGATTCATATGCAAGCATGGCTTACTCTTCACCTATTTCAGGGAAGCGGCGCAGTCGTAACGAATTGAATTCTGATGACGACTCTGATGAGCAGGTTTCTGATACTGTACGACTCTCATCCGATGATGAGGATGATCAGAAGCCTACTCCCCGCACTCGCGGTGTCAATCGATCCACAAAAAGGGCTACGGGATATAACAAAAGCCCAATGGAGACAACGTCAGGATCTCGTCACAGTTGCACAGATGCGAGTGACAATAGTCCTCATAGGAAGGGTAAGCCGAGCGAACAAATAGGGGACAGGATGGGGGAGGTGGCAGAAGCTGTAAAGACCCTGACCATAACTATGGCACAGGGCAAGAGCATGACGCATGTGCAGCGGCTCCTGGGGATACTTGAGGACGTGGATGGTCTTAACAGTGAGGAACAGATTCGGACTGCAAGGGTGCCGCAGTCCGATTTAGTAAGTACCGGGTATTTTATGAAGATGGGACACGAAAGAATAAAGGAATGGATACAAAAAGTTACCCTTCCTCAGAGTGGCCAAGAGTGAATTTTGGGTCACTTATCATATATTTCTTGACAATGGTGTTTTGGACATTACTTTCTTTTTGCTGGATGGGTGTGGTTACTGTTTTTTCCGGTCCATACATGGAGTGGTCTTTTGGGATTTAACTTTAATACTGTGAATGTTTAAATTATTGTTGGATTAGTAATTCTGATGACCAACTTGACCTGCCTATATTGATTGTGCTGTATATCTGAGAATGTTGCAGGTTTTATTACAGGTCAAATGGGTCATGTTGTAGGGTTTAATGCAGGTCgaatggatcatgcaatttgtgCATGGTTTATGTTGGTTAGTAGAAATTGTGGCAGTTATGCGTGGCCACTGAACTGTTCCAAAGTCTGATTACAATGTTGCAGGTTTAACATTCTTACTGCTACACTTCTGGCATGAATCATCCTGCTAGTCAGGGAGTTTTGGTTCTCAGTTTTGTTCTCATAGGCAGATAATCTTCACATATTTCATAATGATACTGTTCTGCTACTCAGGGAGTTTCGGTTCCCAGATTCGTTATGATAGGCAGATAATCTACACATATTTGTACTGATACAGTTCTGCTACCCAGGGAGTTATGGTTCCCAGATTTGTTATTGCAGATAGATAATCTGCACATATTTGTATTGATACAATTTTGCTACTCAAGGAGTTATGGTTTCCAGAGTTGTTATGATAGCCAGATAACTTTCATATATTGCTATTGTTACAGTTCTGCTAGTCTAGGTGTTTTGGTTCCCAGATTTGTTATGCGAGACAGATAACCTTGACAGGTTTTCAGTGATACAATTCTACCGGACAGGAAAATCTGGTTCCCATTTCTGTTTGGATTATACAGTTCAGTGATACAATATTGGTTCAGTTGTCTACCACTACTAAAGTTGGTTTGGATAATATTGGCAGGTTTATGTTGAATTACTGTTTCTGATTCACAGGATTTCCGATACACTCTTATTTTGCATCTTTCGATAGGTACTATTGACATCATATCACTGAATCAGAGCTATTTGAATTAGTTTCATACAGATATACTTCTTTCCTCGTTAATCTAACATACCATCACTTTCATTTTGCCTGCTTCTTATACAAATTGTGAAGACATTTGGTAGACATCAATCGATCCCCTTTTGCACTGACAAACTGTACGTTTACCAAATgcaagaaaaatgaagaagaaattttACGTGGTGTTCGTCGAAAGGAAACCCGGTATATATGAGTCGTGGGAAGAATGCAAGGCACAAGTTCACGGATTTTGTGGGTGCAAACATAAGTCTTTCACGTGTTGTGAAGATGCCATGATTGCATGGAATCAATACAAGGTTGGTTGATATGCTTTAAAAAATCGTATGTTTTAATATATGATAGTTAAAGCAATGATTATTAAATCTTACTAGTAGGAGTATTAACAGAGAATATGCTTTGTTTACTATTTCATTTAGGCCATCGCCATCGATAGAGCAACCGAAGAAACACCTGGAGGTCGGCATGTTAGTGTATCAAGTCATCCCGCGATGGTGGACAGTGGGACGTTTGTAGAAATACCCATAGAGCAAACCATAACAGGCGACATTGGCTCAGAAGAAGACATGCATGAAAGAGTGGCAACTAATGCTGTAGGAAACGAACCAGTCATCGATCGTCCGCTTGTTGCTTTCCTACTGGGGCTGTTCATATTGTTTGTGGCTGGTAGGGAGCTTATTTTGTCATTGCTTACGTGACCGTGACCGTCCAGAGAAGCCAATTTCAGTCTCAGTCTGAATCTTTTTTAGTTCTGGAGGACTGTTTTAGACTAGTTTGTTAATGATCATAATGGCGTtttttgtatgtgtgtgtatatatatatatatatagttttttttttttggaacataCTATAATTCCGATTTTTCCAGTGACTTTCATTCTGGTATGAAAAATCGGATCAGATGTGTGCTGAGCGTTTTACTTAACTCAATGAATATTttactatgatttttattttaaaattatgcgtcaattttttttcttaatgtatggcacaaaggtggaccccatatcAGGTTTTGTTAGCTCCTagaaaaccgatggacggtgtggatgagcgCTAACCTCATCGTGGGGTCCACAACTGGCCCCCTATTTTTCGGACGGAGTAGGCCTCACTATCATGTTACTTTGTAGATCAGAGCCCTCCATCGGTTGCTTGATTTTGTCACACTCAATATcggcaggtgggcctcactaacgTGAAccctatggatggttggataggaTTACCCAATAACGAACATGTTGGACGGCTAGGATTAATGATATCAACTGACGATGGGCACCAACTCTTATGAAATGGAcgttaaaattcaaaaaaatcattCTGTACAGATGTTGTACGACGGTACAATACGCAGGCTCAATACGTCGTATCTAAACATTGCATAGTACAAGAaattgtatacttgcccgaacaacacgtcctatccaaacattgaataATGGCATGGTGATTTGGATGTATTTTGAAAACCgtccaatgtatacatgaacagtacccaaaTGCAATACAGTACAATACTAtacacgaatccaaacaggccctaagcaataagcaatgtaatccataattcacaaaaataaaccactaattatttaattcaaaaaaataaaacacattaGTCGTTTAGGATttacggtttaggttttaggtttagggtttagctattaggtttagggtttagggtttagggttcaggttcaggatttaggtttaaggtttagggattaggtttagggtttaggttttagggtttagggattaggtttagggtttagagattagggttcaggtttagggtttaggtttaaggtttagggattaggtttagggtttaggttttagggtttagggattaggtttagggtttagggattagggtttgggtttagggttaggtttaggttttagggtttatggattaggttttagggtttagggattaggtttagggattagggtttggatttaggttttagagtttagggattagggtttgggtttagggtttagggtttagggtttggggtttagggttagggttagggtttaggttttagggtttagggtttagggtttagggtttagggtttagggtttagggtttagggtttagggtttaggttttagggtttagggtttaggtttagtgtttagggtttagggtttagagttggggtttagggtttaggttttaggttttaggttttagggattaggtttaaggtttaggttttaaggtttagggattaggtttcgggattgggttttagggtttggggattaggtttatggtttaggtttaggttttgggtttagggtttagtgtttggttttgggtttaggtttacagTTTAGAAATGGCTTAGCCTGAGCAAGCCCAGATGCACCACAGCTAGCCCCGCCGCACCTGAGCCAGCCCAGACGCACCACAGT contains:
- the LOC131237063 gene encoding uncharacterized protein LOC131237063; amino-acid sequence: MKKKFYVVFVERKPGIYESWEECKAQVHGFCGCKHKSFTCCEDAMIAWNQYKAIAIDRATEETPGGRHVSVSSHPAMVDSGTFVEIPIEQTITGDIGSEEDMHERVATNAVGNEPVIDRPLVAFLLGLFILFVAGRELILSLLT